A section of the Ovis canadensis isolate MfBH-ARS-UI-01 breed Bighorn chromosome 1, ARS-UI_OviCan_v2, whole genome shotgun sequence genome encodes:
- the LOC138433978 gene encoding 14-3-3 protein theta — protein MEKTELIQKAKLAEQAERYDDMATCMKAVTEQGAELSNEERNLLSVAYKNVVGGRRSAWRVISSIEQKTDTSDKKLQLIKDYREKVESELRSICTTVLELLDKYLIANATNPESKVFYLKMKGDYFRYLAEVACGDDRKQTIDNSQGAYQEAFDISKKEMQPTHPIRLGLALNFSVFYYEILNNPELACTLAKTAFDEAIAELDTLNEDSYKDSTLIMQLLRDNLTLWTSDSAGEECDAAEGAEN, from the coding sequence ATGGAGAAGACGGAGCTGATTCAGAAGGCCAAGCTGGCCGAGCAGGCCGAGCGCTACGACGACATGGCCACCTGCATGAAGGCCGTGACGGAGCAGGGCGCCGAGCTGTCCAACGAGGAGCGCAACCTGCTCTCGGTGGCCTACAAGAACGTGGTCGGGGGCCGCCGGTCCGCCTGGAGGGTCATCTCCAGCATCGAGCAGAAGACCGACACCTCGGACAAGAAGTTGCAGCTGATCAAGGACTACCGGGAGAAAGTGGAGTCCGAGCTGAGGTCCATCTGCACCACGGTCCTGGAATTGTTGGATAAGTATTTAATAGCCAATGCAACTAATCCAGAGAGTAAGGTCTTCTATCTGAAAATGAAGGGAGATTACTTCCGGTACCTTGCTGAAGTTGCTTGTGGAGATGATCGGAAACAAACGATAGATAATTCCCAAGGAGCTTACCAAGAGGCTTTCGATATAAGCAAGAAAGAGATGCAACCCACACACCCCATCCGGCTGGGGCTGGCTCTTAACTTTTCTGTGTTCTACTATGAGATCCTCAATAACCCGGAACTGGCCTGCACACTGGCTAAAACGGCTTTTGATGAGGCTATTGCAGAACTCGACACACTGAATGAAGACTCCTACAAAGACAGCACCCTCATCATGCAGCTGCTGAGAGACAACCTCACATTATGGACATCAGACAGTGCGGGAGAAGAATGTGATGCGGCAGAAGGGGCAGAAAACTGA